The following proteins come from a genomic window of Maribacter sp. HTCC2170:
- a CDS encoding phytoene desaturase family protein: MIQTYKRKPVLADSYDTIIIGSGMGGLTTAAILSKEGQKVLVLERHYTAGGFTHIFKRKGYEWDVGIHYIGEVQRPNSITKRCFDYISDSNLKWADMGEVYDRIYIGDKAYDFVKDVKKFKQKLCEYFPEEKDAIDGYVNLVFASTKATRKYFAEKALPPLLSKIIGKGMRKPFLEFSNRTTYEVLSSLTKNEELIKVLTGQYGDYGLPPKKSSFSMHASLVRHYFSGGSFPIGGSSQIVETIDPVIEAAGGTILINADVDKIIIENNKATGVLMVDGKTFHAKNIISAAGLMTTYKKLIPDNVRAKHKFDEQMTKVQRSVAHACLYIGLKGSPEELKLPKTNFWIYPEGTDDHDTTVDNFLKDNNAPLPVVYVSFPSAKDPDWSNRYPGKSTIDIITLEPYENYEKWDGTKWMKRGKEYEEQKEKTAQRLLNILYKHLPHLKGSIDYYELSSPLTTQHFVNYDEGEIYGIDHTPERFRQKFLRPRTPIKNFYLTGQDIVTAGVAGALFAGVLTASVITKKNIIKSIMSN, from the coding sequence ATGATTCAAACCTATAAAAGAAAACCGGTATTAGCAGACAGTTATGATACTATAATTATTGGGTCTGGAATGGGAGGGTTAACAACTGCTGCAATTCTTTCAAAAGAAGGGCAAAAAGTGTTGGTTCTTGAACGCCATTATACGGCCGGTGGATTTACCCATATTTTCAAGCGAAAAGGTTATGAGTGGGATGTAGGCATTCATTACATTGGAGAAGTTCAACGCCCCAATAGTATTACCAAACGATGTTTTGACTACATAAGCGACTCAAATCTAAAATGGGCCGATATGGGTGAAGTTTACGACCGTATTTATATTGGGGACAAGGCCTATGATTTTGTAAAGGATGTAAAAAAATTCAAGCAGAAACTTTGTGAATATTTTCCTGAAGAAAAAGATGCGATTGATGGATATGTAAACCTTGTTTTTGCTAGTACCAAGGCTACAAGAAAATATTTTGCCGAAAAGGCATTGCCTCCACTACTTTCGAAAATTATCGGAAAAGGAATGCGTAAACCTTTTCTTGAGTTTTCCAATAGAACAACATATGAGGTATTGAGTTCCCTTACCAAAAACGAAGAATTAATAAAGGTTCTAACCGGACAATATGGCGACTATGGTCTACCCCCGAAAAAAAGTAGTTTTTCAATGCATGCATCATTGGTGCGCCATTATTTCAGTGGTGGTAGTTTCCCTATTGGTGGTTCATCCCAAATCGTTGAGACCATTGACCCCGTGATAGAAGCTGCTGGTGGAACAATTCTCATAAATGCCGATGTTGACAAAATAATCATCGAAAACAATAAGGCAACAGGTGTACTAATGGTTGATGGAAAAACCTTTCATGCCAAGAACATAATCAGTGCAGCTGGGCTCATGACTACTTATAAAAAGTTGATTCCAGATAATGTTAGGGCCAAACATAAATTTGATGAACAAATGACCAAAGTACAGCGATCCGTTGCACATGCATGTCTTTACATTGGGTTAAAAGGTTCTCCAGAAGAATTAAAATTACCAAAGACAAATTTTTGGATATACCCTGAGGGTACTGATGACCATGATACAACAGTGGATAACTTTCTCAAGGACAATAACGCACCTTTGCCAGTGGTCTATGTCTCTTTCCCATCGGCCAAAGATCCAGATTGGTCCAATCGTTACCCAGGCAAAAGTACTATAGACATCATCACATTAGAGCCTTATGAAAACTATGAGAAATGGGATGGCACTAAATGGATGAAACGAGGAAAGGAATATGAAGAACAAAAAGAAAAAACGGCCCAACGCTTATTGAATATTCTATATAAACACCTCCCTCATTTAAAAGGTAGTATTGATTATTATGAACTTTCATCACCATTGACCACGCAACATTTTGTCAACTATGATGAAGGGGAAATATATGGTATTGACCATACACCAGAGCGATTTAGACAAAAATTTCTAAGGCCTAGAACCCCCATCAAAAACTTTTATCTTACCGGGCAGGATATTGTGACAGCCGGAGTTGCTGGAGCCTTGTTTGCTGGAGTATTGACCGCTTCCGTTATTACAAAGAAAAATATTATAAAAAGTATCATGAGTAACTAG
- a CDS encoding DUF1080 domain-containing protein: MKNYISLVIVVFVLFSCTMKSQDQPIVFGSETTLKAMTFDSENTEESIKWVNVNTDPDTWRTENDLLICKGMPIGVMRSEKQYENFILQVEWRHMEAGGNSGVFAWSDAKPDPKSALPGGVEVQMLDLEWVRLNTRDGKVPPIAYVHGELFGVGGVEIVADNPRGRRSKSVENRALGKGEWNSYTVVCVDGTIKLSVNGKFVNGISKSTIKKGYLCLESEGAEIHFRNFKLIELPVGVTSEEQKAALIQSE, from the coding sequence ATGAAAAATTATATCAGTCTTGTAATAGTAGTATTTGTCCTGTTTTCCTGTACGATGAAAAGCCAAGATCAGCCGATTGTTTTTGGATCGGAAACAACCTTAAAGGCAATGACTTTTGATTCTGAAAATACCGAAGAATCGATTAAATGGGTGAATGTGAACACCGACCCCGATACATGGCGTACTGAAAATGATCTGCTTATCTGTAAAGGAATGCCTATAGGGGTAATGCGGTCTGAAAAACAATATGAGAACTTCATTTTACAAGTAGAATGGCGGCATATGGAAGCCGGAGGCAATTCTGGAGTCTTTGCATGGAGTGATGCCAAACCTGACCCAAAATCTGCTCTGCCTGGTGGTGTAGAAGTGCAGATGCTTGATTTAGAATGGGTGAGATTAAATACAAGAGATGGCAAAGTACCGCCAATCGCATATGTTCATGGTGAGTTATTTGGTGTTGGCGGCGTTGAAATAGTTGCCGATAACCCTAGGGGGCGAAGAAGTAAATCCGTAGAGAATAGAGCGTTAGGTAAAGGGGAATGGAACAGCTATACAGTGGTATGTGTTGACGGAACCATTAAACTCTCGGTGAATGGGAAATTTGTGAATGGCATAAGCAAATCCACCATAAAAAAGGGGTATCTGTGTTTAGAGTCTGAAGGAGCTGAGATTCATTTCCGCAATTTCAAGCTTATTGAATTGCCTGTAGGTGTGACTTCCGAAGAGCAGAAGGCAGCACTCATACAAAGTGAATGA
- a CDS encoding Gfo/Idh/MocA family protein, which produces MTDQLKKSLSGESRRTFIKKSGMALAGSTLVYPTGVLSATGLSKEPLLKVGLIGCGGRGTGAAVQALQADPNTILTAMGDVFEDRLEGAYNEIIKISGDQVKVEKAQKFIGFDAYQKVIDSGVDVVLLTTPPGFRPDHLMAAINAGKHAFCEKPVAVDAPGVRKVLAAAKMAKEKKLSVVSGFCFRYDNAKRATFGKVLNGDIGDIKTITTFRGGGELWYKERQPDWSEMTHQMRNWYYYNWLSGDFIVEMAVHSLDLMSWAMGDVMPISAVGTGGRQARTDKRYGNIYDHFAVEFDYANGAKGYHFTRQQADTSHRNSVDIFGTDGNAIINIGRQYEVNGPQNWKFDGERNNMYQTEHDELFAAIRSGKPINDGEYMANSTMLGIWARMAAYTGQTISWEQAINSKESLGPQNKDYAWDYVWEMPPIAVPGKTKFI; this is translated from the coding sequence ATGACCGATCAATTAAAAAAATCGCTTTCAGGTGAGAGTCGTAGAACCTTTATCAAGAAATCAGGAATGGCATTGGCTGGTAGTACCCTTGTGTATCCAACCGGCGTTTTAAGTGCAACTGGACTTTCCAAAGAACCGCTCTTAAAAGTCGGATTAATAGGCTGTGGTGGTCGAGGCACTGGTGCAGCAGTTCAAGCATTACAAGCAGACCCAAATACCATTTTAACGGCTATGGGAGATGTTTTTGAAGATCGTTTGGAAGGAGCTTATAACGAGATCATCAAGATTTCTGGTGATCAGGTAAAAGTTGAAAAGGCTCAAAAGTTCATTGGTTTTGATGCATATCAAAAAGTAATTGATTCTGGGGTCGATGTTGTATTGCTAACAACCCCTCCTGGATTTAGACCAGATCATTTAATGGCTGCGATTAATGCTGGCAAACATGCTTTTTGTGAAAAACCAGTAGCAGTCGATGCCCCTGGTGTACGTAAGGTACTTGCAGCGGCCAAAATGGCGAAAGAGAAGAAACTTTCGGTGGTTTCAGGTTTTTGCTTTAGATATGATAATGCCAAGAGGGCAACGTTTGGAAAGGTTTTAAACGGGGATATTGGGGATATCAAAACAATTACTACATTTCGTGGTGGGGGAGAGCTTTGGTATAAGGAGCGACAGCCAGATTGGTCCGAAATGACCCATCAAATGCGAAATTGGTACTACTATAACTGGCTTTCAGGGGATTTCATAGTGGAGATGGCCGTGCATAGTCTGGATTTGATGTCATGGGCCATGGGCGATGTCATGCCAATCAGTGCAGTGGGTACCGGCGGAAGACAAGCTCGGACGGATAAACGCTATGGTAATATATATGACCATTTTGCAGTGGAATTTGACTATGCGAATGGGGCAAAAGGATATCACTTTACCAGGCAGCAAGCAGACACCTCGCATCGTAACAGTGTTGATATTTTTGGTACCGATGGGAATGCAATCATTAATATTGGACGACAGTATGAGGTAAATGGGCCGCAAAATTGGAAATTCGATGGAGAGCGAAACAATATGTATCAAACAGAGCATGACGAACTTTTTGCTGCTATTCGTAGCGGTAAGCCCATAAACGATGGTGAATATATGGCGAATAGTACTATGTTGGGCATTTGGGCCAGAATGGCCGCCTACACAGGACAAACAATAAGCTGGGAGCAGGCAATAAATTCCAAAGAATCGTTGGGACCACAAAACAAGGATTATGCTTGGGATTATGTTTGGGAGATGCCACCAATCGCTGTGCCGGGTAAAACAAAGTTTATCTAA